Within the Prochlorococcus sp. MIT 1300 genome, the region CCACGCGAATATTTGCTCAAACAATATTTATATCGTGGAAGAAATAAATTAATAAAGTTTAAGAGCAAAAATCATCCAATATAATGCAGACTTGGATAAGATGCATGCCATTGAACTTCACAAAAGTCTTGTTAATCATAAGAACAGGTTGGTCCATAGAACATTAAGTTGCAGAAAATATTTATCGCTATAAGAATCCAAAGCATCTACAATGATATGGATTATCAAAGACAATAATTTAGCTCATGCAGAAAACCAATCCCAAAAATCCTATGTTTAACATTATCGTTATCTCTCTAGCAAGAACGCCCGAAAGGTGGGAGTCTTTTCAAAATAGTTTAGGTAATAATGATTGGCCAATTAATCGTTTATGGGGTGTTGATGGTCAAAATCTAAATACACGTGAGCTAAGTCATTTAAAAGGTCGAGGTTTAATTAGTGATTCAGCATTACGTTGGCCAAAAGGTCAAATAGGCTGTGCCTTAAGTCATCAACTATGCTGGAGGTCATGCATAAATAGCAACACTCCTACCTTGGTTTTAGAGGATGATGCAATCCTTGCTCAGGGTTGGCAACAAAAACTTAGCTTGGCAATCGATGAACTGCCAGAAAAATACTGGGACATTTTACTTTTAGGTTGGAATTTTGATTCATGTCTTGAATACGAATGGGCCGAAAAGCTATCTGCAACTTTACTGTTTAGGCCTCGTTTTCCCACTAGTCTAGAGTTGCAAAGAGGATTAAATGAAGTAAAAACTAG harbors:
- a CDS encoding glycosyltransferase family 25 protein, giving the protein MFNIIVISLARTPERWESFQNSLGNNDWPINRLWGVDGQNLNTRELSHLKGRGLISDSALRWPKGQIGCALSHQLCWRSCINSNTPTLVLEDDAILAQGWQQKLSLAIDELPEKYWDILLLGWNFDSCLEYEWAEKLSATLLFRPRFPTSLELQRGLNEVKTRTWKRLRKSLGLAGYILSVEGATRLLEWSKPLRTLEIKNPELPSRSCFSLDGQLNDLYPSISAWVITPPLIVGANQKGESLTSPNII